The Lucilia cuprina isolate Lc7/37 chromosome 5, ASM2204524v1, whole genome shotgun sequence genome includes a window with the following:
- the LOC124420267 gene encoding reticulocyte-binding protein homolog 2a: MRYLEWLVQLCFMWHVMKIIKTHGELLSKETIFQLQKYPAVNRTDEEDDGESNVIKNIPKICYDNNAHDKTATQTTYSSGSNNTVELLYIFKTILQQLHKSECEQIERKEVQRRATKGDFQPREEEQPASRYETFNILQQLKLDEQKQKWQEQQLEKQQQLKLHLQQQQNALKLQQIMQHLDAESLGKAGKKKKKKKKKKKRKKRKKKPKDKKKKRKKKKQKPTHQTSLLAHPAHILYASPTQKPHYYHDHHYYDQHVTTTTKKPYLHHPLVPIKKIKYILRKNTIFKKKKKEYLNHLKHVLYPFVKFIAFFTIINPFTLAVFLFSLISPVVFGFLGFIGLSFLIKPALHLLFGVKQTVNTIKRQKLQQLRKRQRLRDSRRPITIHKHYYQQKPIAPPHSHHHRHHSPPPAKPKGPPPLHQHHSHRLGNRHHHHPRQIKTFNPLLPDVREKLKKDTHFIPDFKGYKEPFELI, translated from the coding sequence ATGAGGTATTTAGAGTGGTTAGTCCAACTTTGCTTTATGTGGCATGttatgaaaataatcaaaactcATGGCGAGTTGTTGTCAAAAGAAACTATAtttcaattacaaaaatatcCTGCTGTGAATAGAACTGATGAGGAGGATGATGGCGAAagcaatgttattaaaaatattccaaaaatatgtTACGATAATAACGCACATGATAAAACTGCTACACAAACTACATACAGCAGTGGCAGCAATAACACTGttgaattattatatatttttaaaactattttacaaCAATTACACAAAAGTGAATGTGAACAAATTGAGAGGAAGGAAGTGCAACGACGAGCAACCAAAGGTGACTTCCAGCCAAGAGAGGAAGAGCAGCCTGCAAGTCGATAtgaaacatttaatatattGCAACAATTGAAATTGGATGAACAGAAACAAAAGTGGCAAGAGCAGCAGCTGGAGAAACAACAGCAATTAAAATTACACTTGCAACAGCAGCAGAATGCATTGAAATTGCAACAAATCATGCAGCATCTCGATGCTGAAAGTCTAGGCAAGGCGggcaaaaagaaaaagaagaagaaaaaaaagaaaaaacgtaaGAAGCGCAAGAAAAAACCCAAAGACAAGAAAAAGAAACgcaagaaaaagaaacaaaaacccACACATCAAACATCCCTGCTGGCTCATCCCGCTCACATACTCTACGCCAGTCCCACACAAAAGCCACATTATTATCACGACCACCACTACTACGATCAACATGTAACAACCACAACGAAAAAACCTTATTTACATCATCCTCTGGTGccgataaaaaaaatcaaatatattctACGTAAAAACacgatatttaagaaaaagaaaaaggaaTATCTCAATCACTTGAAACATGTTCTCTATCCGTTTGTCAAATTCATTGCATTCTTTACCATCATCAATCCTTTCACACTGGCCGTCTTTCTCTTTTCGCTTATATCTCCGGTAGTTTTTGGTTTCCTTGGTTTTATCGGTTTAAGTTTCCTCATCAAGCCCGCTCTGCACTTGCTGTTCGGTGTCAAACAAACAGTGAATACAATTAAACGTCAAAAATTACAGCAGCTACGGAAAAGACAACGTTTGCGTGATAGCCGTCGTCCCATAACGATACATAAGCACTACTATCAACAGAAACCAATAGCACCACCCCACtcacatcatcatcgtcatcattcaCCACCACCTGCAAAACCAAAAGGTCCTCCTCCACTTCATCAACATCATTCTCATCGCCTTGGaaatcgtcatcatcatcatccacgacaaataaaaacatttaatccaCTATTGCCTGATGTaagagagaaattaaaaaaggacaCACACTTCATACCAGATTTCAAAGGATACAAAGAGCCATTCGAATTGATTTAA
- the LOC111685671 gene encoding uncharacterized protein LOC111685671: protein MTSFRRILQKLHYIFQDHYPCIWFFSIFTIVIVGFLHFELKQNNKDLIYWKNLVQFCYHELEQFAIMLIILVIMIKIIFVGVIIMSNTHTVHWYDELTQLEVKKRYADFLLLRLIADIDNIETKYLRNNKTSDIITLKSFILAHENMKKSVENFRKDARKLMTPNEVEITLPIEEVYGVLENEMLYLRRSRFCNMDIETNEGLIKKLVNP, encoded by the coding sequence ATGACATCATTTCgaagaattttacaaaaattacattacATCTTTCAAGATCACTATCCATGCATATGGTTCTTTTCTATATTCACAATCGTTATAGTGGGTTTTCTTCACTTTGAACTTAAGCAAAATAATAAGGATTTGATCTATTGGAAAAATCTTGTACAATTCTGTTATCATGAGTTGGAACAATTTGCCATAATGTTGATTATTTTGGTgattatgataaaaataatatttgtgggTGTCATAATAATGTCGAACACACATACGGTACATTGGTATGATGAATTGACCCAACTGGAGGTAAAGAAACGTTATGCCGATTTTCTATTATTACGTCTTATAGCCGATATTGATAACATTGAAACGAAATATTTACGCAATAATAAGACAAGTGATATTATAACTTTGAAAAGTTTCATTTTGGCTCatgaaaatatgaagaaaagtGTAGAGAATTTTCGTAAAGATGCACGCAAACTAATGACACCTAATGAAGTGGAAATAACACTACCGATTGAAGAGGTCTATGgagttttagaaaatgaaatGCTTTACCTAAGAAGATCAAGATTTTGTAATATGGATATAGAAACTAATGAGGGTTTGATTAAGAAATTAGTGAATCCTTGA